GTGGCGATGCAGTGCTTGGGCGACCAGCTCTTTACCCGTGCCGGATTCGCCGTTGATCAGCACGGTGATGTTGGATTGTGACAGTCTACCTATGGCCCGAAAAACTTCTTGCATGGCTGGGGCTTCACCGATGATTTCAGTGCTTTCCAGTGGCGGTTCTTCTGGCAGGAGATTTTTGTTTTTGTTGGCGTGTTGCAATGCCCGCTGGGTGGTGGCCACCGCGTCATCTACATCAAAGGGTTTGGGCAGGTATTCAAAGGCGCCGCCTTGATAAGACGCTACGGCACTGTCCAGGTCGGAGTGGGCGGTAGTGATAATAACCGGTACATCGGGGTGGATTTCGTTGATCCGGGACAGCAACTGTAGTCCGTCTATGCCCGGCATGCGAATATCGCTAATGATGGCATCGGGCACTTCGCCTTGCAGCTCGCTCAACAGGGCGTCGCCGTTTTCGAAGCTGCGGGTAACAATGCTTGCTTGGTTTAATGCTTTCTCTAGCACCCAGCGAATTGATCGGTCATCGTCTGCAATCCAAACTACATGGGTTTCGCTCATGATGCTTGCTCCAAAGGTATAAACAACGAGAACTCCGTGCGCCCGGGTTCGCTATTACACTCTATTAATCCGTTGTGATGATTCAAAATTGATTGGGCGATGGATAAGCCTAACCCCGAGCCTTGAGCTCGGCCGCTGACCATAGGCAGGAAGATCGAGGCGCGTAGGTCTTCAGGAATGCCTGGGCCGTTGTCGATAATGTCTACTCTGGAGACGAGTCGGTAGCGATGTGAGCCAATGGTGAACTGGCGCATGCTGCGACTGCGAATCACAATAGTGGGTTCATCGTCTTCGGGGGGATCTTGTCCCAGCGCTTGCTGGGCATTGCGCATAACGTTGAGAAAAGCCTGAATAAGTTGTTCTCGGTCGCCCAATACATCGGGAATGCTGGGATCGTAGTCGCGTATGACCCGAATACCCCCATCGCTTTCGGCTTCTACCAGTTGACGCACGCGTTCTATTACTTCGTGAATATTCGTGTCTTGTTTCTCTGGCGCTTTGTGGGGGCCAAGCATGGTATCGACTAAGTTGCGTAACCGGTCAGCTTCTTCAATGATGATGTTGGTGTAGTCGTGGAGCTTGGGTTCGCTGAGTTCTCGGGCCAGCAATTGAGCTGCGCCCCGCAGGCCCCCCAGGGGATTTTTGACTTCGTGGGCGATGCCGCGAATCAAAGCTTGGCTGTTTTGCTGAGAAGAGAGCAGGCCTTCTTCGCGGCTAATACGCAGCAGTCTGTCTAGGGGTTGTAGCTCAATAATCAAGGAGGTGCGCTGGCCTTCTAATACAGGGGTTACGGCATAGTCGACGGTAATTTCTGCGCCAGAGCGAAGTGTCAGCACGGTTTCGCGCTTGGTATAAGCTTCGCAGTTGTTGATGGCATCCAGGAGTTTGACTAGCGTGTCTTCTTGTTCGTGAAATAAGCGCGTAATAGCTTCGCCGTGTATGCGTTGATCCGATACGGCTAGCAATGATTCTGCCGCCGGATTGATATAGCTCACCGTCAGATTAGGCTCAACCAGCAGAATTGCTGTTTTGAGGTTGTCCAGAATGTGGTGGTGAATGTTATTCGGGGGCATAGGGTCGCCAGTGCTTTCATTATGTTCAGGTTTAGCAATTTCCAGGCCAAGCCGGGGGCATTTGTTGGTGTTGAGATAAAGTCTGCAAATGCGCTGAAGTCCCATAATGGTGCGGCCTGGTGCGATGTGCTTGGTCGGCTTTTTATCAGCCTTGGCAAGGCAGTATACGCGAGAGTGCGCAAGTTTGGTGCACGAAGAAGAAGGGTGGTGCGCGCCTATGCTTAATTGTTGGGCCAGTAAACCATGATTCGAATGCTGTCGCTGCCAATCGACCTGTTTTTCTCGTCAATCAGCTGGACTTTTATGTGATGGGGGCCGCGGCTTAATTGTGGGATGTCGATGTGAGTTTGTCGTCCTGAGGCAAGTACCTGACCGTCTAGGCTTATTTTAATTTGAAAGTCTTTCGGCAGTGGTTTGCTCAGGGCGACTTTAACTTGAGTGCCGATTAAGCCATTAGCTAAAATTTGTCCGTCTTTCGGGTGGCGGATGCTTAAGTTGGGTATGTCCTCCGAAACAGCGGGACGCTTGTTTTTTGGGGGAGGCGGGGTCTCGACTGCCGGGCTTGTGTTGGTGTCTGGAATATCGATAGCAACCGCATTTTTGGCTTTGGTGTCGCTAAAAACGGGATTACCGTGTTTGTCTACGGAGCGGTAGATTTCTGCGCTAACACTGGCAGAGAGTAGAAGGCTGAAAATCCCGAGGATAGTGACTAAGTGCATGCGTTTGTCCGGGCAGGGCCGTGTTGGCTGTGGTTGAGATGTTACTAGTATTTCTTGCCTGATGGTGATCTTGCAAGGCAAATTTCAGGCACAAAAAAGCCCGCCATAGAGCGGGCTTAAAAGACCCTTGTGGGAGAGTTACACGCTGTAGTACATATCAAACTCAACCGGGTGAGTTGTCATGTTCAGGCGCTCGATTTCTTGAGATTTCAGGTCGATGTAAGCATCGATCATGTCGTCGTCAAATACGCCGCCAGCTGTCAAGAAGGCGCGGTCAGCATCCAGTGCTTGCAGAGCCATGTCCAGGCTAGAGGCAACGGTTGGAATGTTAGCTGCTTCTTCTGCAGGCAGGTCGTAAAGATCTTTGTCGGCAGCATCGCCGGGGTGGATCTTGTTCTGGATGCCGTCCAGGCCGGCCATCAGCATACAGGCGAAGGCCAGGTATGGGTTAGCTGACGCATCTGGGAAGCGAACTTCTACGCGGCGAGCTTTAGGGTTGCTGATGAAAGGAATCCGAATAGAAGCGGAGCGGTTGCGAGCCGAGTAGGCCAGCATAACGGGTGCTTCAAAGCCGGGAACCAGGCGTTTGTACGAGTTGGTAGACGCGTTGGTAAATGCGTTGATTGCGCGAGCGTGCTTGATGATACCGCCAATGTAGAACAAGGCTGTTTCAGACAGGCCGCCGTAAACGTCACCGGTAAACAGGTTCTGACCGTCCTTGCTCAAAGACTGGTGAACGTGCATGCCGCTACCGTTGTCGCCAACGACAGGCTTGGGCATGAAGGTCGCTGTTTTGCCGTAAGCGTGTGCAACGTTGTGTACGCAGTACTTAAGAATCTGTACTTCGTCCGCTTTTTTCACGCCCGTGTTGGGGCCAACACCGATTTCACACTGGCCCGCAGTACCCACTTCGTGGTGATGTACTTCAATGTCCAGTCCCATGTCGGTCATGGCGTTACACATGGCGGCACGCAGATCGTGCAGGCTGTCTACTGGCGGAACGGGGAAGTAACCGCCTTTAACGCCGGGGCGGTGACCGATGTTGCCTTCTTCAAAGTTGTCGCCTGATTTCCACGCAGCTTCGTCAGAAGCAATAGCGTAGCTGGCGCCTTCCATGCCGATTTTCCATTTTACATCGTCAAATACGAAGAATTCGGGCTCGGGTCCAAACAATACGTTGTCGGCAATGCCGGTAGAGCGCATGTAATCTTCAGCGCGCTGAGCAATGGAGCGAGGGTCGCGGTTGTAGCCCTGCATGGTGGTGGGCTCAACGATACCGCAACGGATAATAATGGTGACTTCTTCGGTGAAGGGGTCGAGTACCGAGGCTTCGTCGTCTGGCATCAAAATCATGTCTGATTCGTTAATGCCTTTCCAGCCAGCGATAGACGAGCCGTCAAACATTTTGCCATCTTCAAAGAAGCCTTCGTCAATTTCGCCAACAGGCATGGTGACGTGCTGTTCTTTACCCTTGGTGTCGGTGAAGCGCAGGTCAGCCCATTTAACATCATTATCGGCGATTAGCTTCAGAGTTTTCTCTGACATTCGTTATGTCCTCCAAAAGAGAGTATTTTTAGAATCGGTAGGCCCGAATTTTGCGATTATATTCTCATTGCACGGGGCCAGCATAGCGGCCTTTTGTGTGACCTGCATTACAGCAAAATGCGTGCCATTAAACTGAGCGTTATTATGCGTTGTTTTTAGGGGGTTTTGCTAGTTATGCGTAAAAAGCGCGCAATAAATATTAGCTTGAGACCCTTTTTGGTGCGATTCTGGGTTTTTGTGTTCAGTTTTGGTGCGGTATGTTTGTTTCTGACTGGGGCATTCAAAGTCGGTATAATGCGGCGCTGTTTTTATCATTCCCTCCGGTGCGTTAATGAAGTTCATCGTAAAGCTGTTTCCTGAAATTATTATTAAAAGTAAGCCTGTGCGAAAACGCTTCACTCAGCAGCTTAAAGATAATCTGCGTAAATTGCTGAAGCCGCTGGATCCCCAGGTGCAGGTTATTCGGGAGTGGGATCGCATCATTGTTGAAACCCGGGTGGAGGAGGTCGGAATTGTTCAATCGATGGTTGAAGTATTAAGGAATACCTCCGGCATCGCCCATTTTTTAGAAGTGGTTGAGCATCCGCTGGGAGATTTGGACGAGATTTATCAGCATACCAAGGCGGCAGTAGGTGAGAGTTTAAAAGGGAAAACCTTTGTGGTGCGCTGCAAGCGCAGCGGTCAGCACGACTTTGGCTCTGGGGATGTTGAGCGCTATGTTGGCGGCGGTTTATTTCAGTTTTGTGAGACCGGGGGGGTAAGCCTCAGCAAGCCTGATATCACGGTACGACTGGAGATACGTAAGGACCAGCTCTATGTTATTCGCCGTCGTCATGAAGGGCTGGGCGGCTTTCCCATGGGCAGTGTCGATTCGGTTATGTCGCTGCTCTCCGGGGGCTTTGATTCCACCGTGTCGAGTTACATGACCATGAAGCGGGGTTTGCGAACCCATTATTGCTTTTTTAATCTGGGCGGTCGTGAACACGAGATGGGCGTGCAAGAGGTGGCATTGTATCTTTGGCAAAAATTTGGGGCATCTCATCGCGTCAAATTCATCTCTGTGCCCTTTGAAGATGTGGTGGCGGAAATTTTAAAGAACGTCGAGAACTCGCAAATGGGGGTGATACTGAAGCGCATGATGTTGCGGGCGGCCTCCGAGCTCGCCGCGCAGTTGGAAGTGCCGGCATTGGTGACCGGGGAGAGCGTGGCGCAGGTGTCGAGTCAGACGCTGACCAATTTGAGCGTGATCGACAGCGTTACCGACACCTTGGTGCTGCGGCCATTAATTACCATGGATAAACTGGATATCATCAAAATAGCGGCGCAGATTGGTACCGAGGAATTTGCGGCTAATATGCCCGAATACTGCGGGGTGATATCGGTTAAGCCAACGACCAAGGCCAAGCCCGAGAAGATTGCGGCACAGGAGGCGTTGTTTGATTTTACTGTGTTAGAAAAAGCAGTCTCTTCTGCGCGCTTGATTAATATTGATGCCCTTGTCGATGAAGAATTTGCTCGCACAGAGGTTGAAGTGTTGCCGATCCCCTTACCTGGTGCAGTGATTATCGATGTGCGTCATCCCGATGAGATTGAGCGGCAACCCTTAGCGGTGGCTCAGGCTGATGTGGCGGAGATTCCCTTTTACGAGCTGCACCGGCGGGCGGCCTCCCTGGATCGCACAAAAATCTATCAGCTTTACTGCGACAAGGGGGTGATGAGTCGTCTTCACGCCGCCCATTTAATGGAGCAGGGATTTGAAAATATTAAGGTGTACCGTCCATCATGACTGATCAGAATATTACCCCCTTATTTGAATTTACTATCGAGCCGCGCTGGTTTGATGCCGACCCCTTGGGGCATATCAATCACGTTCAGTATTTTCGCTACCTGGAAGAAGCCCGGGTTAAATGGATGAGCAGTGCTGACTATCTACGCGCTTTAAGCAACGATGTCGCCTACGTCATGTTGATGGTGAACGTGGGTTTGGATTTTCGCCGCGAGCATCATCACCCAGAAGCATTGAGTGCGCTGGCCTATGTCAGTCATGTCGGTAATAGCAGTTTTCGTCTGCATCAGCAGCTGTTTGCAAAAGATAGCGGAGAATTAGTCGCCGAGGGGCCTGCAAGTTTGGTGTGGGTCAGACTGGAAGATCATAAACCTGAGCGTATAAGCGATGCTATGCGAGAATTGTTAGGCCGACATTTGCGGCCAGAATAATCCATTCGTCTTAACTTTCGGTCTTGTTTTTGCTCGCTTCACTCTGCCCAAGGCTAAAGTTGTAGAGCTTAAAGCGCTGGTTTTCTACTGTCAGGGTAGCGGTCATGATGGCGCTGCCCTCGCTAAAGCTTACCCGGCTGCTATAGCTCAGTTTGGCTTGGTCGCTAAATATCGATAGTGCGGCGCTGAGTCGTGATAGCTGCGGCGAGTCCATACTTTGATAGCGACCTAAATGACGGTAGTGATCCATGAGGGTTTGCAATTGCTCATCGCTGACTTGGGCCTTGGCCTCGCGGGCTAACTGGTCTTTAAGCACTTCTGCATCCCAGCGCGAAATCTCGGTTAACGCTAAATCCAAGTATTGGCTGGCGTTGTCTTGGTAGTGATCTTGTACTTCTCCGCTGTAGTAATACAGGCTGCCAAACAACACTAAGCTGGCAATCACAAAAATCCGCAGGCTAATATTTTTCACGTTGATCTCGTTGTTTTTGGTCGATGAAAGTGTTGTTGCTTTAGATGAATCGGCCCTAATCAAAGAGCGCTTGCAGAGCGCTAAAAAGGCCGAGACTATGCAGGAAAACCACCAGAATGCCAAATGGGGCAATAAACCGCAGCACAAAACGCCACGCTGAAAAGAGGGGCCCGTTGGCCATGCCGGTTTCATCCAAAACGCGTTTTGGGTCCAGTCGCCAACCGACAAATAAGGCAATAAGCAAGCCGCCCAGTGGCAGCATAATGTTGGCTGTTATGTAATCCAGTGCATCAAATACTGCGCTGTAATGAATCGAAGCAACCCCGCCTACCCAGGCAATCAGTCCCAGCCCGTAGGTGGATAGGCGCCGATTGATGTTTTGTTTTTCCAGCCAGGCGACGCCGGGCTCGATCAATGAAATGGACGAACTTAGTGCGGCAATGCTGACCAGGGCAAAAAACAAACTGCCAAAAAACACGCCGCCGGTCATATTGGAAAAGGCTACTGGCAGTGTCACAAACATCAATCCTGGCCCTTGCCCCGGTGTCAGTCCGTTGGCAAAAACCAGCGGAAACATGGCCATGCCGGCCAGCAAGGCAATGACAGTATCCAGCACGGCAATGGTCATGACGGTTTTGCCGATTGAGGCGTGGCCGGGAAAGTAAGCGCCGTATGCCATGATGGCACCCATGCCTAAACTCAGGGTGAAAAAAGCGTGGCCCATGGCGATCAGAATGGCGTCTCCGCTTAAGCGGCTGAAG
The DNA window shown above is from Spongiibacter sp. IMCC21906 and carries:
- the glnL gene encoding nitrogen regulation protein NR(II); protein product: MPPNNIHHHILDNLKTAILLVEPNLTVSYINPAAESLLAVSDQRIHGEAITRLFHEQEDTLVKLLDAINNCEAYTKRETVLTLRSGAEITVDYAVTPVLEGQRTSLIIELQPLDRLLRISREEGLLSSQQNSQALIRGIAHEVKNPLGGLRGAAQLLARELSEPKLHDYTNIIIEEADRLRNLVDTMLGPHKAPEKQDTNIHEVIERVRQLVEAESDGGIRVIRDYDPSIPDVLGDREQLIQAFLNVMRNAQQALGQDPPEDDEPTIVIRSRSMRQFTIGSHRYRLVSRVDIIDNGPGIPEDLRASIFLPMVSGRAQGSGLGLSIAQSILNHHNGLIECNSEPGRTEFSLFIPLEQAS
- the glnA gene encoding glutamate--ammonia ligase, translating into MSEKTLKLIADNDVKWADLRFTDTKGKEQHVTMPVGEIDEGFFEDGKMFDGSSIAGWKGINESDMILMPDDEASVLDPFTEEVTIIIRCGIVEPTTMQGYNRDPRSIAQRAEDYMRSTGIADNVLFGPEPEFFVFDDVKWKIGMEGASYAIASDEAAWKSGDNFEEGNIGHRPGVKGGYFPVPPVDSLHDLRAAMCNAMTDMGLDIEVHHHEVGTAGQCEIGVGPNTGVKKADEVQILKYCVHNVAHAYGKTATFMPKPVVGDNGSGMHVHQSLSKDGQNLFTGDVYGGLSETALFYIGGIIKHARAINAFTNASTNSYKRLVPGFEAPVMLAYSARNRSASIRIPFISNPKARRVEVRFPDASANPYLAFACMLMAGLDGIQNKIHPGDAADKDLYDLPAEEAANIPTVASSLDMALQALDADRAFLTAGGVFDDDMIDAYIDLKSQEIERLNMTTHPVEFDMYYSV
- the thiI gene encoding tRNA uracil 4-sulfurtransferase ThiI; the encoded protein is MKFIVKLFPEIIIKSKPVRKRFTQQLKDNLRKLLKPLDPQVQVIREWDRIIVETRVEEVGIVQSMVEVLRNTSGIAHFLEVVEHPLGDLDEIYQHTKAAVGESLKGKTFVVRCKRSGQHDFGSGDVERYVGGGLFQFCETGGVSLSKPDITVRLEIRKDQLYVIRRRHEGLGGFPMGSVDSVMSLLSGGFDSTVSSYMTMKRGLRTHYCFFNLGGREHEMGVQEVALYLWQKFGASHRVKFISVPFEDVVAEILKNVENSQMGVILKRMMLRAASELAAQLEVPALVTGESVAQVSSQTLTNLSVIDSVTDTLVLRPLITMDKLDIIKIAAQIGTEEFAANMPEYCGVISVKPTTKAKPEKIAAQEALFDFTVLEKAVSSARLINIDALVDEEFARTEVEVLPIPLPGAVIIDVRHPDEIERQPLAVAQADVAEIPFYELHRRAASLDRTKIYQLYCDKGVMSRLHAAHLMEQGFENIKVYRPS
- a CDS encoding thioesterase family protein, with protein sequence MTDQNITPLFEFTIEPRWFDADPLGHINHVQYFRYLEEARVKWMSSADYLRALSNDVAYVMLMVNVGLDFRREHHHPEALSALAYVSHVGNSSFRLHQQLFAKDSGELVAEGPASLVWVRLEDHKPERISDAMRELLGRHLRPE
- a CDS encoding sodium-dependent transporter — its product is MNQPAPVTWKSRWTFILAATGSAVGLGNIWKFPYITGENGGGAFVLVYLACILLIGIPVMIAEIMVGRTGRSDPIHSMLALSRESGGTKVWGLVGGIGMIAGLMIMMFYSVVAGWALEYVFQSVSGNYHGADPAQIEAHFNELLTSDSQQLIWHSLFSFITATVVAAGVAKGIGKAVEILMPLLFLFLIILVGYSAINGDFSAGLHFMFDTDFSRLSGDAILIAMGHAFFTLSLGMGAIMAYGAYFPGHASIGKTVMTIAVLDTVIALLAGMAMFPLVFANGLTPGQGPGLMFVTLPVAFSNMTGGVFFGSLFFALVSIAALSSSISLIEPGVAWLEKQNINRRLSTYGLGLIAWVGGVASIHYSAVFDALDYITANIMLPLGGLLIALFVGWRLDPKRVLDETGMANGPLFSAWRFVLRFIAPFGILVVFLHSLGLFSALQALFD
- a CDS encoding DUF4124 domain-containing protein; its protein translation is MHLVTILGIFSLLLSASVSAEIYRSVDKHGNPVFSDTKAKNAVAIDIPDTNTSPAVETPPPPKNKRPAVSEDIPNLSIRHPKDGQILANGLIGTQVKVALSKPLPKDFQIKISLDGQVLASGRQTHIDIPQLSRGPHHIKVQLIDEKNRSIGSDSIRIMVYWPNN